A single genomic interval of Cucumis sativus cultivar 9930 chromosome 5, Cucumber_9930_V3, whole genome shotgun sequence harbors:
- the LOC101204158 gene encoding NADPH-dependent pterin aldehyde reductase translates to MLGTMMGLGQGGAGLSQKTVLITGVSKGLGRALALELAKRGHSVIGCSRSQDKLNSLNSDFISLDLSSSANHLLLPADVSSDSNVQEFARVVVERKGVPDIIVNNAGTINKNSKVWEVPPEEFDAVYETNVKGTVNILRHFIPLMIPSKKGIIVNMSSGWGRSGAALVAPYCASKWAIEGLTRSVAKELPEGMGIVALNPGVINTDMLASCFGDSASLYQTPDSWASKAATMILNLTAADNGASLTV, encoded by the exons ATGCTGGGAACGATGATGGGATTAGGCCAAGGCGGCGCTGGTCTTTCTCAAAAGACTGTTCTGATCACCGGAGTCAGCAAAGGACTTGGCCGAGCTCTTGCTCTCGAGCTCGCAAAGCGTGGCCACTCTGTAATTGGCTGCTCTCGTTCTCAAGATAAACTCAATTCCCTCAATTCCGACTTCATTTCCTTGGACCTCTCTTCCTCTGCCAACCATTTACTCCTCCCTGCCGATGTG AGCTCTGATTCCAACGTTCAAGAGTTTGCGCGTGTTGTTGTTGAAAGAAAGGGCGTGCCTGATATTATTG TAAATAATGCAGGTACTATTAATAAGAACTCTAAGGTCTGGGAGGTTCCTCCAGAAGAGTTTGATGCTGTCTATGAGACAAATGTCAAGGGAACAGTAAACATATTGCGTCACTTTATCCCACTAATGATTCCAAGCAAGAAAGGAATTATTGTTAATATGTCATCCGGTTGGGGGAGATCTGGTGCTGCCCTG GTTGCACCTTATTGTGCTTCAAAATGGGCCATTGAGGGTTTAACCAGATCAGTGGCCAAAGAATTGCCGGAAGGAATGGGAATTGTGGCCCTTAATCCTGGAGTTATAAACACTGACATGCTGGCCTCATGCTTTGGCGATTCAGCTTCTTTGTACCAGACTCCTGATTCATG GGCTTCGAAGGCAGCCACAATGATTTTAAATCTTACAGCAGCTGATAATGGTGCATCCCTCACTGTTTGA